Proteins encoded together in one Telopea speciosissima isolate NSW1024214 ecotype Mountain lineage chromosome 4, Tspe_v1, whole genome shotgun sequence window:
- the LOC122659451 gene encoding polygalacturonase non-catalytic subunit AroGP2-like, whose product MTHSILLLGLLILAYFSGSQAENTFSQYWKENIGLPLPPHWLAAKASPLNLHQLAIYMQLMEENELASHLHSFCKQANVACSTNIQVKKTTNDTTLPPIAQWNNDRIVYEHSPNDTPLSIAKQGGLPFFRESMVKEGGFMLVPDLRDPISYKSFLPRPLASKIPFFYSQIEELKKLFGVVDESNMDEYIQNTLETCEKSPIQDEHICVISVEDLIDFIVKKLGHHICVWSTESIEGSYENVTIGAVKLIYGNLSEPPVLCHSQPFPFQVYYCHVLQEVKIYAVDMHARKKMNHAIMACHYDTSAWNPNHNAFKLLGYGPGLIEVCHWINENALVWTKNL is encoded by the exons ATGACACATTCCATTCTGTTGCTTGGACTTCTGATATTAGCATACTTTAGT GGTTCTCAAGCTGAAAATACCTTTTCACAGTACTGGAAAGAGAATATTGGTCTTCCACTCCCTCCACATTGGTTAGCTGCAAAagcttctccattaaacctcCATCAATTGGCAATTTATATGCAACTTATGGAGGAAAATGAATTGGCTTCTCACCTCCATTCATTCTGTAAGCAAGCTAATGTTGCTTGTTCTACAAATATCCAGGTGAAAAAGACAACAAATGACACAACCCTACCACCAATTGCTCAATGGAATAATGATAGAATTGTTTATGAACACTCTCCAAATGATACACCCCTATCAATTGCCAAACAAGGGGGATTGCCATTTTTTCGAGAATCAATGGTAAAAGAAGGAGGTTTCATGCTTGTCCCTGATTTAAGAGACCCAATTTCATATAAATCATTCTTGCCAAGACCTCTGGCATCAAAAATCCCATTTTTCTATTCCCAAATCGAGGAATTAAAGAAGCTTTTTGGTGTAGTAGATGAATCAAACATGGATGAGTATattcaaaatacccttgagacaTGTGAAAAAAGCCCCATTCAAGATGAGCACATCTGTGTGATTTCCGTCGAAGATCTCATTGATTTTATTGTCAAGAAATTAGGGCATCACATATGTGTATGGAGTACTGAAAGCATCGAAGGATCTTATGAGAATGTCACAATTGGAGCTGTGAAACTCATATATGGAAACCTCTCCGAACCACCAGTGTTATGTCATAGTCAGCCATTTCCATTTCAAGTCTATTATTGCCATGTTTTGCAGGAAGTAAAAATATATGCGGTTGATATGCATGCTCGAAAGAAAATGAATCATGCGATAATGGCATGCCACTATGACACATCAGCTTGGAACCCAAACCATAATGCTTTTAAGTTGTTGGGTTATGGTCCAGGATTAATTGAAGTCTGTCATTGGATAAACGAGAATGCATTGGTCTGGACAAAGAATCTCTAG
- the LOC122659452 gene encoding uncharacterized mitochondrial protein AtMg00810-like translates to MTSYVRMYVDDILVTGNQPMHIDTLLQQLVSEFSIKDLGRLNFFLGIEATYNSDGLTLSQSRYIADLLQRAGMSDCKPVLTPMTTTFKTSAAGGVPYSNPTKYRSIVGALQYITLTCPDVAFSVNHACQYMHNPIEDHWTMVKRILCYLKHTVDYGLHITQCSSQDLQAFSDVD, encoded by the coding sequence ATGACCTCTTATGTTCGTATGTATGTCGATGACATCCTTGTTACTGGTAATCAGCCCATGCATATTGATACGCTACTACAACAGCTTGTTTCTGAGTTTTcgatcaaagatctgggccgcttaaatttctttttagggaTTGAGGCAACTTACAACTCTGATGGCCTTACTTTATCTCAGTCCCGCTACATTGCTGATCTTCTCCAACGGGCTGGCATGTCGGATTGCAAACCGGTTCTTACACCTATGACCACTACTTTTAAAACATCTGCTGCAGGGGGTGTACCTTACTCTAATCCAACTAAGTACCGGTCGATAGTTGGTGCATTACAGTATATTACTCTCACTTGTCCAGATGTAGCTTTCTCTGTGAATCATGCCTGCCAATACATGCATAACCCTATAGAAGACCATTGGACCATGGTAAAGCGGATTTTATGCTACCTCAAACACACTGTTGATTATGGGCTCCATATCACCCAGTGCTCATCTCAAGATCTCCAAGCTTTCTCTGATGTCGATTGA
- the LOC122660402 gene encoding ABC transporter C family member 3-like has protein sequence MDAFEESKNDMNNWISFSQSSTTIFLHGFSASSHLILLLVLFISWACKRRTMPTLENSKPILKNTFFLYYWLALISCMALSFCDLLLCVLNYLSGYRHGWLDLQIFAQLDFTFRTLTWCVISAYLHIHFSHSSERRFPILLRIWWTFYFIMSWSFLIIHFDLYWKHSSLPFLVWVSDVLSIISGLFLCYVGLFEKGRQDEDHLLESLLKTGSNQNNGDDGQEPSVGGDSVTPYANANLVSIFTFSWMGPLLALGYNKTLDLEDVPQLDNCDRANVVFARFRNKLEYDCNDSGNGGQVNTVMLVKALVFSTWKEILWTALLSIVCTLTSYVGPYLIDVFVQYLNSSHQIQDKGYILVFIFFLSKLIGCFSERHLFFQLRKMSLRVRIALYAIIYKKGLRLSSQSKQSHTSGENVNLMSVDVERTGLFSWYLHSIWKVPLQVVLALLILYKSFGLASLIALIATMILLLANVPLGKLQEKFQGELMDSKDRRMKVTSEALRNMRILKLQGWEMNFLDKIIELRNFETRCLKKLLYSSAMVSFGYLSAPMFVSMITFGFCVFMGIPLESGKILSALATFEIMQGPIYNLPDLISMVVQTKVSLDRIASFLCLDELYPNIVQKLPRDNANVAIEIVKGNFSWDLHSPNLTLTDLNFRVYHGMRVAVCGSVGSGKSSLLSCILGEVPKLSGSIKLNGTMAYVSQSAWIQSGKIVDNILFGKEMDKERYEMILEACSLKKDLELFAFGDQTIIGERGINLSGGQKQRIQIARALYHDADIFLLDDSFSAVDAHTGTHLFKKCLLGILGSKTVIYVTHQVEFLSSADLIMVMRDGRITQVGKYEEILTLGTDFMELVGTHKKALAVLNSVERGATLDNLIIGEEDGNMLCHEQPNKDDKEGEPKNCKIEELVQSEGQLVEEEKREKGGVGFSVYWKYVTTAYKGAFVPLIMLAQILFQILLIGSSCWMVLSTPVSEDVSPHVRGSTLIFVYVALTLGSSLCVFIRSMLIVTTGYKTATLLFNKMHLCLFRAPMSFFDSTLSGRILNRVSIDQSALDTSIPHQIEELLMSIIGFLGTTAVMSQVAWQMLIVFIPMTVTCIWYQQYYIPATRELSRLGGVCQAPIVQHFVESILGSTTIRCFNQEERFLDTNLKLVDVYSRPKFHFSSAMEWFCFRMDMLASITYAVFLVFLISMPKGVLSPGIAGLAVTYGLSLSMRGVVWDFSNLENKIISVERILQYARIPSEPPLFVEEKMIDHEWPSQGKVDIVDLQVRYAPHLPLVLRGLTCTFSGGRKIGIVGRTGSGKSTLVQALFRMLEPIAGQIWIDGINISKIGLHDLRSRLSIIPQDPTMFEGTLRSNLDPLEEYSDEQIWETLDRCQLSDEVRKKEGKLDSAVTENGENWSMGQRQLVCLGRALLKRSKVLVLDEATASVDTTTDYLIQQTLNQQFSKSTVITIAHRITSILDIDMVLLLDNGLVLEYDSPTKLLEIKSSSFAKLVKEYTQRFSS, from the exons ATGGATGCTTTTGAGGAATCAAAGAATGACATGAATAACTGGATTTCATTTTCTCAGTCTTCTACAACCATTTTTTTGCACGGGTTTTCTGCTTCTTCACACCTAATTTTGTTGTTAGTTTTATTCATTTCCTGGGCTTGCAAGAGACGCACGATGCCTacccttgaaaattcaaaaccgATATTGAAGAATACATTCTTCTTATACTATTGGTTAGCTCTCATATCTTGCATGGCTCTTTCTTTCTGTGATCTTCTCCTATGCGTGTTAAACTACCTCTCTGGATATAGACATGGCTGGCTTGATTTACAAATTTTTGCCCAATTAGATTTTACATTTAGAACACTCACTTGGTGTGTGATCTCTGCTTACTTGCACATCCACTTTTCTCATTCAAGCGAGCGTCGATTCCCCATTTTGCTAAGGATTTGGTGGACTTTCTACTTCATAATGTCTTGGTCCTTTCTTATTATACATTTTGATTTGTATTGGAAACATTCGTCATTACCATTCCTAGTATGGGTCTCCGATGTGTTATCCATTATTtctggtttgtttctttgttatgTTGGGTTATTTGAAAAGGGGCGACAAGATGAAGATCATCTTTTGGAGTCTCTTTTGAAAACTGGTTCCAATCAAAACAATGGTGACGATGGACAAGAACCAAGTGTCGGTGGAGATAGTGTAACTCCTTATGCAAATGCCAATCTTGTTAGTATTTTTACTTTCTCTTGGATGGGTCCTTTGCTTGCACTTGGTTATAATAAAACACTAGATCTTGAAGATGTTCCTCAGCTTGACAATTGTGATAGAGCCAATGTGGTGTTTGCTcgttttagaaataaacttgaataTGATTGTAATGACAGTGGTAATGGTGGTCAAGTAAACACAGTCATGCTGGTGAAGGCATTGGTTTTCTCAACGTGGAAAGAAATTCTATGGACGGCTCTATTGTCCATTGTATGCACATTGACTTCTTATGTTGGACCATACCTTATTGATGTCTTTGTTCAATATCTCAACAGCAGTCACCAGATACAAGATAAAGGTTATATACTagtgtttattttctttctttcaaagctCATAGGGTGCTTTTCAGAGAGACACTTGTTCTTTCAATTGCGAAAGATGTCACTTCGGGTTCGCATTGCCTTATATGCAATAATCTATAAGAAGGGTCTTAGGCTTTCAAGCCAGTCAAAGCAAAGTCACACTAGTGGGGAGAATGTTAATTTGATGAGTGTTGATGTTGAGAGGACTGGCCTTTTCAGTTGGTACTTGCATAGTATATGGAAGGTGCCTCTTCAGGTTGTTCTAGCATTATTGATCTTGTACAAGAGCTTTGGGCTTGCTTCACTTATAGCTTTGATTGCCACAATGATTTTGTTGTTAGCAAATGTACCATTGGGAAAACTACAAGAGAAATTTCAGGGGGAATTGATGGATTCAAAGGATCGACGAATGAAGGTGACATCTGAGGCTCTGAGGAATATGAGGATTCTCAAACTCCAGGGCTGGGAGATGAATTTCTTGGATAAGATAATTGAGCTTAGGAACTTTGAAACAAGATGCTTAAAAAAACTACTTTATTCATCAGCTATGGTTTCCTTTGGCTATTTGTCTGCTCCCATGTTTGTATCCATGAttacttttgggttttgtgtGTTTATGGGAATTCCGTTAGAGTCTGGAAAGATTCTATCAGCACTTGCTACATTTGAGATAATGCAAGGCCCCATATATAATCTTCCAGATCTAATATCTATGGTAGTTCAGACTAAAGTTTCCCTTGATAGAATAGCTTCATTCCTTTGTCTCGATGAACTTTATCCTAATATAGTACAGAAACTTCCTAGAGATAATGCCAATGTTGCAATTGAGATAGTCAAGGGGAATTTCTCTTGGGACCTTCATTCCCCTAATCTAACATTAACAGATCTTAATTTTCGAGTGTACCATGGTATGAGAGTGGCTGTTTGTGGTTCTGTTGGGTCAGGAAAGTCAAGTTTACTTTCATGCATATTGGGTGAAGTGCCAAAGTTATCTGGATCCATTAAATTGAATGGAACGATGGCCTATGTTTCACAATCAGCTTGGATACAGAGTGGAAAGATAGTAGACAATATATTGTTTGGTAAGGAGATGGACAAGGAAAGGTATGAGATGATCCTTGAAGCATGTTCATTAAAGAAGGACCTAGAATTGTTTGCCTTTGGGGATCAGACAATCATAGGAGAGAGGGGGATCAACTTAAGTGGTGGGCAGAAGCAAAGAATCCAGATTGCACGTGCTTTGTACCATGATGCTGATATTTTTCTACTTGACGATTCTTTTAGTGCTGTGGATGCTCATACAGGAACTCATCTATTTAAG AAGTGTTTGTTGGGAATTTTAGGTTCAAAAACAGTAATATATGTTACCCATCAAGTAGAGTTTCTATCTTCTGCCGATCTTATCATG GTTATGAGAGATGGAAGGATTACTCAAGTAGGAAAGTACGAAGAGATTCTTACTTTAGGAACTGACTTTATGGAATTAGTGGGTACACATAAGAAAGCTTTGGCAGTCCTTAATTCTGTCGAACGTGGGGCTACTTTGGATAATTTAATTATTGGTGAGGAAGATGGCAATATGTTGTGTCATGAGCAACCTAATAAAGATGATAAGGAAGGGGAACCCAAAAACTGCAAAATAGAAGAACTTGTTCAATCAGAAGGGCAGCTTgtcgaagaagaaaagagagaaaagggtggAGTTGGTTTTTCAGTCTATTGGAAATATGTTACCACTGCATATAAAGGGGCTTTTGTACCATTAATAATGCTAGCACAAATTCTTTTTCAGATTCTCCTAATAGGCAGTAGTTGTTGGATGGTATTGTCTACTCCCGTTTCAGAAGATGTGAGTCCCCATGTTAGAGGATCCACACTTATCTTTGTTTATGTTGCTTTGACCCTTGGAAGCTCTCTTTGTGTCTTTATAAGGTCCATGCTCATTGTAACTACTGGATACAAGACTGCCACTCTACTTTTCAATAAAATGCATTTGTGCCTTTTTCGTGCTCCCATGTCGTTTTTTGATTCTACTCTGAGTGGAAGGATTCTAAATCGG GTATCCATAGATCAAAGTGCACTTGATACCTCTATTCCACATCAAATTGAAGAACTTCTTATGTCAATCATTGGATTTCTGGGAACTACTGCAGTAATGTCACAGGTTGCATGGCAAATGTTAATAGTTTTTATTCCAATGACAGTGACATGCATTTGGTATCAG CAATACTACATACCTGCAACACGAGAACTATCACGACTAGGTGGAGTATGTCAGGCTCCAATTGTACAACATTTTGTTGAATCTATTTTAGGTTCAACAACAATTAGGTGCTTTAATCAAGAAGAAAGGTTTCTAGATACAAACCTCAAGCTAGTGGATGTATATTCTCGTCCCAAATTTCATTTCTCTAGTGCGATGGAGTGGTTTTGCTTCCGTATGGATATGCTGGCATCCATCACATATGCTgtctttttggttttcttgattTCAATGCCAAAGGGAGTACTTAGTCCTg GTATTGCAGGTTTAGCAGTTACATATGGGCTCAGCTTAAGTATGCGTGGGGTCGTATGGGATTTTTCCAATCTTGAGAATAAAATCATATCCGTTGAGAGAATACTACAATATGCCCGCATCCCTAGTGAACCCCCTCTGTTTGTAGAAGAAAAAATGATAGATCATGAATGGCCATCACAAGGGAAAGTAGATATTGTTGATCTACAG GTTCGCTATGCACCACACCTTCCTCTTGTCTTGCGAGGTCTTACATGCACTTTCTCTGGAGGGAGGAAGATTGGCATTGTTGGGCGAACAGGAAGTGGTAAATCAACTCTTGTACAGGCTCTCTTTCGTATGCTTGAACCTATAGCTGGTCAGATTTGGATAGATGGAATCAACATCTCCAAGATTGGCCTCCATGACTTGCGGTCTAGATTGAGCATCATCCCACAAGACCCCACAATGTTTGAGGGGACTCTAAGAAGCAATCTTGACCCACTTGAAGAGTACAGTGATGAACAGATATGGGAG aCTTTAGATAGATGTCAACTCAGTGATGAAGTTAGAAAGAAGGAAGGCAAGCTTGATTCTGCAG TGACTGAGAATGGAGAGAATTGGAGCATGGGTCAAAGACAACTAGTTTGTTTAGGGAGGGCATTGCTCAAGAGAAGCAAAGTATTGGTACTCGACGAAGCTACTGCATCAGTGGATACTACAACTGACTATCTAATTCAGCAAACGCTCAATCAACAATTCTCAAAGTCTACTGTCATCACAATTGCACATAGGATAACATCTATTCTTGATATCGATATGGTCCTCCTTCTTGATAATG GCCTTGTATTAGAGTATGATTCCCCAACTAAATTGCTAGAGATCAAGTCCTCATCATTCGCAAAACTTGTTAAGGAGTATACTCAAAGATTTAGTTCCTAG